One window of the Caminibacter pacificus genome contains the following:
- a CDS encoding SpoIIE family protein phosphatase translates to MVKFRNSIIFKVISIIVVSQLIIWFWLITSIKDAQREILNSLNTQQKEFVIKFIEEQKQKTIKKTLESLKKLIKYSQAALSYSLFNYEEGSAKKIISDVLLEEKSIKAVEVYDTVGKSIFISAYKKDGKKIFTKNKLPKNFEKYKYIKTELIYNSEPIGFVKIYYDLSPILKHLEEIQQKELELVNLKFEKIYKETQKKEKKLFVYFIIAAIFTLLFLLFILIKFINIPLMKIKAGLERFFNFLSDPKQKIEPIDIDTNDEFGEIAKFTNQGISVSSKLHRELAELVDVIDKNIMICEFDENGNVIEVTTAFMKVCGYSKDEINNKRKEVLCNVDLKKIIKTVEKEGNWNGEVKCKTKYGKELWLKSNITKKCSYENNSCRYINILFNVTDKKELEKLKNHLEELVEIKTSKIKQLLNMTKESIRYASLIQKAILPSHGIFKKAFKDYLIIWEPKDVLGGDIYFLDEVRDGEYILMLADCTGHGVHGALMTMLVKAIQIQIINELSHTNKEISTSKILSKFNKSIKEILKQYDKDSNSNAGFDGAIIYYDKNKNIIKFSSANLPLFFIKDNNVDVIRGDKSSVGDVFTPIDYKFKEFEMKIHDELKLYLTTDGFLDQIGGEKELPFGKERFKKLILKYQNLDFIMQKEMFLEELKKYQKDNPRTDDIAVIGLKL, encoded by the coding sequence ATGGTAAAATTTAGAAACAGTATTATTTTCAAAGTAATTTCAATTATAGTTGTCTCACAATTAATAATTTGGTTTTGGCTAATTACATCCATAAAAGACGCTCAAAGAGAAATCCTAAACTCCTTAAACACTCAACAAAAAGAATTCGTTATAAAGTTTATTGAAGAGCAAAAACAAAAAACAATTAAAAAAACACTTGAAAGCTTAAAAAAACTAATCAAATATTCACAAGCCGCTTTAAGTTACTCTTTATTCAACTACGAAGAAGGCAGCGCAAAAAAAATTATATCGGACGTTTTACTTGAAGAAAAAAGTATAAAAGCGGTAGAAGTTTATGATACCGTAGGAAAATCAATCTTTATCAGTGCATATAAAAAAGACGGAAAAAAAATATTTACAAAAAACAAACTTCCCAAAAATTTTGAAAAATATAAATATATAAAAACCGAACTTATTTATAATTCCGAACCTATAGGATTTGTAAAAATTTATTACGATTTAAGCCCGATATTAAAACACTTAGAAGAAATTCAACAAAAAGAACTAGAGCTCGTAAATTTAAAATTTGAAAAAATATACAAAGAAACTCAAAAAAAAGAAAAAAAATTATTCGTTTATTTTATTATTGCGGCTATTTTTACATTACTTTTCCTTTTATTTATTCTAATTAAATTTATAAACATACCACTTATGAAAATAAAAGCTGGGCTTGAGAGATTCTTTAATTTTCTATCCGATCCTAAACAAAAAATCGAGCCTATTGATATAGACACAAATGACGAATTCGGAGAAATAGCAAAATTTACAAACCAAGGAATATCTGTAAGTTCTAAACTTCACAGAGAACTCGCCGAACTTGTTGACGTAATCGATAAAAACATTATGATTTGCGAATTTGATGAAAACGGAAACGTTATAGAAGTAACAACGGCATTTATGAAAGTTTGCGGTTACTCTAAAGATGAAATTAACAATAAAAGAAAAGAGGTTTTGTGTAATGTCGATTTGAAAAAAATAATAAAAACCGTAGAAAAAGAGGGTAATTGGAACGGTGAAGTTAAATGTAAAACTAAATACGGAAAAGAACTTTGGCTAAAATCTAATATAACGAAAAAATGCTCTTATGAAAATAATAGCTGTAGATATATTAATATTTTATTTAACGTGACAGATAAAAAAGAACTTGAAAAGCTTAAAAATCATCTTGAAGAACTTGTTGAAATCAAAACAAGTAAAATCAAACAACTTCTAAATATGACAAAAGAGAGCATAAGATATGCTTCGTTAATTCAAAAAGCAATCTTGCCTTCTCATGGAATATTCAAAAAAGCTTTTAAAGATTATCTAATAATTTGGGAACCAAAAGACGTTCTTGGCGGAGATATCTATTTTCTTGATGAAGTTAGAGACGGAGAATATATTTTAATGTTGGCCGATTGTACGGGACACGGAGTTCACGGAGCACTAATGACAATGCTCGTAAAAGCTATCCAAATTCAGATAATAAACGAACTATCCCATACAAACAAAGAAATATCAACATCAAAAATTCTTTCTAAATTCAATAAGTCTATTAAAGAAATTTTAAAACAATATGATAAAGATTCTAATTCAAACGCCGGTTTTGACGGAGCTATAATTTATTATGACAAAAACAAAAACATTATTAAATTCTCAAGCGCAAACCTTCCTCTATTTTTTATAAAAGATAACAATGTTGATGTTATAAGAGGCGACAAGAGCTCTGTCGGTGACGTGTTTACTCCTATTGATTATAAATTTAAAGAATTTGAAATGAAAATTCATGATGAATTAAAACTTTATTTAACTACAGACGGATTTTTAGACCAGATAGGAGGAGAAAAAGAACTTCCTTTCGGAAAAGAAAGGTTTAAAAAATTAATTCTTAAATATCAAAATTTAGATTTTATAATGCAAAAAGAGATGTTTTTGGAAGAATTAAAAAAATATCAAAAAGATAATCCGAGAACAGATGATATCGCCGTAATAGGACTAAAACTATAA
- a CDS encoding SiaB family protein kinase, with the protein MYNASELEKLLQKDGIVFLTYGGYFTQSLIVAMTEALEKEAEKSLLSMTLANNIFVVFIELSQNLMNYTKKVEKEFDTKGLILVGKNENDGYFVYSQNVVRKEDADKIKKILEHILSLSKDEIKKIYRELRRAKRDSHQKGGGIGFYEIAKKSKKIEYSFEDIGNDKMIFRFKAIVGKD; encoded by the coding sequence ATGTATAACGCTTCGGAACTTGAAAAACTTTTGCAAAAAGACGGAATAGTATTTTTGACATACGGCGGGTATTTTACTCAATCGCTTATCGTTGCAATGACTGAAGCATTAGAAAAAGAAGCTGAAAAGTCGCTTTTATCAATGACTCTTGCAAATAACATTTTTGTAGTTTTTATCGAGCTTTCTCAAAATTTAATGAACTATACGAAAAAAGTCGAAAAAGAATTCGACACCAAAGGACTTATTTTAGTGGGAAAAAACGAAAATGACGGCTATTTCGTATATTCTCAAAATGTCGTAAGAAAAGAAGATGCCGATAAAATAAAGAAAATATTAGAACATATCTTAAGTTTATCAAAAGATGAAATAAAAAAAATCTATAGAGAGCTAAGAAGAGCAAAAAGAGATTCTCATCAAAAAGGCGGTGGAATAGGGTTTTATGAAATTGCGAAAAAATCAAAAAAAATCGAATATAGTTTTGAAGACATCGGTAATGACAAAATGATTTTCAGATTTAAAGCGATAGTAGGAAAAGATTAA
- a CDS encoding DUF1987 domain-containing protein yields MEKVYIPATRYTPEITLDPQKGLIEMKGKSYPENTFEFYKPIIDWVKEYIKNPNDTTTVNMEIVYFNSSTSKLFFNLFDILYENKDKSKITINWIYDKENDTAKEAGEDFIEDFPDIDFRLVEKD; encoded by the coding sequence ATGGAAAAAGTCTATATTCCCGCTACCAGATACACTCCGGAAATTACTTTGGACCCTCAAAAGGGTCTCATTGAAATGAAAGGAAAATCATATCCCGAAAACACCTTTGAATTTTATAAACCGATTATTGATTGGGTCAAAGAATATATTAAAAACCCAAACGACACTACGACAGTAAATATGGAAATAGTATATTTCAACTCAAGTACGTCAAAACTTTTTTTTAATCTTTTTGATATTTTATACGAAAATAAAGATAAATCAAAAATTACAATAAATTGGATTTATGACAAAGAAAACGATACTGCAAAAGAAGCAGGAGAAGATTTTATCGAAGACTTTCCTGACATAGATTTCAGACTCGTCGAAAAGGACTAA
- a CDS encoding HD-GYP domain-containing protein, translated as MLNYELLEEIEKTKDNLDKLIEKLIKNLKREEKILLLSDKRQRKEYDELQRKYEEVKKLQKNQQELIDAFIKVIATAIDMKSEYTGAHCERVPILTNWIAKAVSESDEVDFKIENEDQEKEISTAAWLHDAGKIATPDFVMDKAVKLETVYNRIHEIRTRFEVLYRDLIIEALKRKLNGEDEKEVDEWLKKEQEKLQKEFEFIAKLNYGTESLDEEDLKKLKQIANRTWTRYFDNTLGISREEKKRMKENGCIVKPPAKEYLLSDKKHHIIKRSKKDIEKFKNKGFKIEIPENLYNLGEIYNLSIPRGTLTKEEYFKIQEHVINTILMLESLPFPEKFKNVPLYAGAHHETLNGKGYPRKLKGDEIPIPSRIMAIADIFEALTAHDRPYKLKKKLSEAIEILVSKALNGELDKKILKVFLKSGLYKKYADIYLSKDQIDEVNIEEYIKKLEKEN; from the coding sequence ATGCTTAATTACGAGTTGTTAGAAGAGATTGAAAAAACCAAAGATAATTTAGATAAACTGATAGAGAAATTAATAAAAAACCTAAAAAGAGAAGAAAAAATTCTTTTATTATCCGATAAAAGACAAAGAAAAGAATATGACGAACTTCAAAGAAAATATGAAGAAGTAAAAAAATTACAAAAAAATCAACAAGAACTAATAGACGCTTTTATAAAAGTAATTGCTACGGCAATCGATATGAAAAGCGAATATACGGGTGCTCATTGTGAAAGAGTTCCTATTTTAACCAATTGGATTGCAAAAGCCGTCAGTGAATCCGATGAAGTGGATTTTAAAATAGAAAACGAGGATCAGGAAAAAGAGATTTCTACTGCGGCATGGCTACATGACGCCGGTAAAATTGCAACTCCCGATTTTGTTATGGATAAAGCCGTAAAATTAGAGACGGTTTATAATAGAATTCATGAAATAAGAACAAGATTTGAAGTATTATACAGAGATTTAATAATTGAAGCACTAAAAAGAAAATTAAACGGTGAAGATGAAAAAGAAGTGGATGAGTGGTTAAAAAAAGAACAAGAAAAGCTTCAAAAAGAGTTTGAATTTATAGCGAAATTAAATTACGGTACGGAATCTTTAGATGAAGAAGATCTTAAAAAATTAAAACAAATCGCAAATCGAACATGGACAAGATATTTTGATAATACTCTTGGAATTTCAAGAGAAGAGAAAAAAAGAATGAAAGAAAACGGTTGTATTGTCAAACCTCCAGCAAAAGAATACCTTCTTTCCGATAAAAAACATCATATTATTAAACGTTCTAAAAAAGATATAGAAAAATTTAAAAATAAAGGTTTTAAAATAGAAATTCCTGAAAACCTATATAATCTTGGAGAAATATACAATCTTTCTATTCCAAGAGGTACTTTAACAAAAGAAGAGTACTTTAAAATACAAGAACACGTAATCAACACAATCCTTATGCTCGAATCTCTTCCGTTTCCCGAAAAATTCAAAAACGTACCTTTATATGCAGGAGCACATCACGAAACATTAAACGGAAAAGGATATCCGAGAAAATTAAAAGGCGACGAAATTCCTATTCCTTCAAGAATCATGGCAATTGCCGATATTTTCGAAGCTTTAACGGCACACGACAGACCATACAAATTAAAGAAAAAACTTTCCGAAGCCATTGAAATTTTGGTATCCAAAGCTCTAAACGGGGAACTTGATAAAAAAATATTAAAAGTCTTTTTAAAATCTGGATTATATAAAAAATATGCCGATATTTACTTATCAAAAGATCAAATCGATGAAGTAAATATAGAAGAGTACATAAAAAAATTAGAAAAGGAAAATTAA
- a CDS encoding uroporphyrinogen-III synthase: MIKNLPIYLLTDEKKEGILNYPVIKINFLSPQVSFEGVDFLIFTSKNGVRAIDNLTSEWKKIPSLAIGKATVNEIKQRGGILEYTAKSSYGEDFAKEIVSKYNNKTFLFLRAKKILSDIKSIFDSSTNTLIEKIVYETVCNRPKGYIKRPAFVIFSSPSTVECFLKIENIENIIPIAIGKKTRDALLAHKINNYLMPKKPGIKECIELAKNVKFK; encoded by the coding sequence TTGATAAAAAATTTACCAATATATCTCTTAACTGATGAAAAAAAAGAGGGTATTTTAAACTATCCGGTAATCAAAATAAACTTTCTCTCTCCTCAAGTCTCTTTTGAGGGGGTTGATTTTCTTATTTTTACTTCTAAAAACGGAGTTAGGGCTATTGATAACCTTACTTCCGAATGGAAAAAAATTCCTTCTCTTGCAATAGGAAAAGCTACGGTAAACGAAATAAAACAAAGAGGCGGTATTTTGGAATATACCGCTAAAAGTTCATACGGCGAAGATTTTGCAAAAGAGATAGTCTCAAAATATAATAATAAAACCTTTCTCTTTCTAAGAGCAAAAAAAATACTAAGCGATATAAAATCTATTTTTGACTCTTCTACAAACACTTTAATCGAAAAAATAGTTTATGAAACGGTATGCAATAGACCAAAAGGCTATATTAAAAGACCGGCATTCGTTATTTTTTCTTCACCTTCAACGGTTGAATGTTTCTTGAAAATAGAAAACATCGAAAATATTATTCCTATCGCCATCGGAAAAAAAACAAGAGACGCTCTTTTAGCTCATAAAATCAATAACTATCTTATGCCTAAAAAACCGGGAATAAAAGAGTGTATAGAGCTTGCAAAAAACGTAAAATTTAAGTAA
- the guaA gene encoding glutamine-hydrolyzing GMP synthase has product MQVEILILDFGSQYTQLIARRLREEGIYSEIVPYFDGLKAAKEKKPKGIIFSGGPASVYDKDAYRVDKEIYDLGLPILGICYGMQLITVDFGGEVVRADHHEYGKAELFIDDPHLLFKDVSNPTIVWMSHSDRVEKLPQGFHRIAHTSNAPYAAIVNDEKNIYAIQFHPEVTHSVEGQKILRNFAREVCGVTSKWDMAHFAKEQIKKIREQVGDNKVICALSGGVDSSVTAALLHEAIGDKLIPIFVDTGLLRKNEREEVEHAFKNVLHVPLITVDAREKFLSRLKGVTDPEEKRKIIGHTFIEVFDEEAKKHKDAKFLAQGTLYPDVIESVSVKGPSKTIKSHHNVGGLPDWMKFELIEPLRELFKDEVRKLGLELGLPKDLVYRHPFPGPGLAIRIMGEVNERDLEILREADAILIQELKAWGLYDKVWQAFAVLLNVRSVGVMGDNRTYDNTVAIRCVSSTDGMTATFSHLPHEFLERVSTRIINEVDGINRVVYDISSKPPATIEWE; this is encoded by the coding sequence ATGCAAGTAGAAATTTTAATACTTGATTTCGGTAGCCAATATACCCAGCTTATCGCCAGAAGATTAAGAGAAGAGGGTATTTATAGTGAGATAGTTCCTTATTTCGACGGATTAAAAGCTGCAAAAGAGAAAAAACCAAAAGGTATCATATTCTCAGGCGGACCTGCAAGCGTATATGACAAAGACGCTTATAGAGTTGATAAAGAGATTTATGATTTAGGACTTCCGATTCTCGGTATCTGCTACGGTATGCAATTAATCACTGTCGATTTCGGCGGAGAAGTAGTAAGAGCGGACCACCACGAATACGGAAAAGCAGAGCTTTTTATAGATGATCCTCATTTGTTATTCAAAGATGTTAGCAACCCTACGATCGTATGGATGAGCCATAGCGACAGAGTGGAAAAACTACCTCAAGGATTTCATAGAATAGCACATACTTCAAACGCACCGTATGCTGCAATAGTAAACGACGAAAAAAACATCTACGCTATCCAATTCCACCCGGAAGTTACTCACAGCGTAGAAGGTCAAAAAATCCTTAGAAACTTCGCAAGAGAAGTTTGTGGTGTTACAAGCAAATGGGATATGGCGCATTTCGCAAAAGAACAAATTAAAAAAATTAGAGAGCAAGTCGGAGACAATAAAGTTATCTGTGCTCTAAGCGGTGGTGTTGACAGCTCTGTAACCGCTGCACTTTTACACGAAGCTATCGGCGATAAACTGATTCCGATTTTCGTTGATACCGGACTTCTTAGAAAAAACGAAAGAGAAGAAGTGGAGCATGCATTTAAAAACGTACTTCACGTACCGCTTATTACGGTTGACGCGAGAGAAAAATTCCTAAGCAGACTAAAAGGCGTAACGGACCCTGAAGAGAAAAGAAAAATCATCGGGCATACTTTTATCGAAGTATTCGATGAAGAAGCAAAAAAACACAAAGACGCAAAATTTTTAGCTCAAGGTACGTTATATCCTGACGTAATTGAAAGTGTTAGTGTAAAAGGTCCGAGTAAAACTATCAAATCTCACCACAACGTAGGCGGACTTCCTGATTGGATGAAATTCGAATTAATTGAACCTTTAAGAGAGCTTTTTAAAGATGAAGTTAGAAAACTTGGACTTGAACTCGGTCTTCCGAAAGACTTGGTATACAGACATCCATTCCCGGGACCAGGACTTGCTATTAGAATTATGGGCGAAGTAAATGAAAGAGACCTTGAAATTTTAAGAGAAGCCGATGCGATTTTGATTCAAGAGCTTAAAGCTTGGGGATTATACGACAAAGTATGGCAAGCGTTTGCGGTACTTTTAAATGTAAGAAGCGTAGGTGTTATGGGTGATAACAGAACGTATGACAACACCGTAGCAATTAGATGTGTAAGCTCTACGGACGGAATGACTGCGACATTTAGTCATTTACCTCATGAATTTCTTGAGAGAGTAAGTACGAGAATTATTAACGAAGTAGACGGAATTAATAGAGTGGTTTATGATATTTCAAGCAAACCTCCTGCAACAATTGAATGGGAGTAA
- the nhaD gene encoding sodium:proton antiporter NhaD, with protein sequence MHEMIHDFTHTWVGIAVLLVFVIGYVMIAAEEKFHMNKAKPALFIGTFSFMLIGIYFAIEGLNPGPLHHEMKNLIEEIAEIFFFLFVAMTYIETLIERGVFEALRFRLVSRGYSYKKLFWITGILAFWISPVADNLTTALILSTVLLTIDKNKPEFLVPGAINIVVAANAGGAWSPFGDITTLMAWTAGKGEFKDFLMLFPASLIGWLVTAFLLSLFVPKGEPHFDVYTTPKVSIKKGGKVVISLGILTITIAVLGHIFFHFPAMWGMMFGLSLLQLYSFYHKIKHKEHFNVFVNMAKVENDTLLFFFGILSAVGALYFLGWLFYITKLYEHIGSTWANVGVGFISAIIDNVPVMAAILKANPPMGIDQWMLVTLTAGIGGSLISFGSAAGVGVMGRMKGIYTFGSHMKFAWTVLAGYIVSCLIWYVQFEIMGIY encoded by the coding sequence ATGCATGAGATGATTCACGATTTTACCCATACATGGGTAGGGATAGCGGTACTGCTCGTATTCGTTATCGGCTATGTAATGATAGCCGCCGAAGAAAAATTCCATATGAATAAAGCTAAGCCTGCTTTATTTATCGGTACTTTTTCTTTTATGCTTATCGGTATTTATTTTGCTATCGAGGGACTAAATCCGGGACCTCTTCATCACGAAATGAAAAACTTGATCGAAGAGATTGCCGAAATTTTCTTTTTCTTATTCGTTGCAATGACGTATATCGAAACGCTTATCGAAAGAGGAGTTTTCGAAGCTCTAAGATTCAGACTCGTATCTCGCGGATACAGCTATAAAAAACTATTTTGGATTACCGGGATTTTGGCGTTTTGGATTTCGCCTGTAGCGGACAACTTAACAACCGCTCTTATTTTATCAACCGTACTTTTAACAATAGATAAAAACAAACCCGAATTTTTAGTACCGGGAGCTATTAATATCGTGGTTGCGGCAAATGCCGGTGGTGCTTGGTCGCCTTTTGGTGATATTACGACTCTTATGGCTTGGACGGCGGGAAAAGGTGAATTTAAAGACTTCTTGATGTTATTCCCGGCTTCGTTAATAGGTTGGCTGGTAACGGCGTTTTTATTAAGTCTTTTCGTTCCTAAAGGCGAACCTCATTTCGATGTATACACGACACCTAAAGTTTCTATTAAAAAAGGCGGGAAAGTCGTAATTTCCTTGGGTATCTTAACTATTACAATCGCAGTTTTAGGTCATATCTTTTTCCATTTCCCGGCAATGTGGGGAATGATGTTCGGTCTTTCGCTGTTGCAACTATACAGCTTTTATCACAAAATCAAACACAAAGAACACTTTAACGTTTTTGTAAATATGGCAAAAGTGGAAAACGATACGCTTCTATTCTTCTTCGGTATCCTCTCGGCCGTAGGAGCGCTATATTTCTTAGGATGGCTATTTTATATTACAAAACTCTACGAACATATCGGTTCTACATGGGCGAATGTCGGAGTAGGGTTTATTAGTGCTATTATCGATAACGTACCTGTAATGGCTGCGATTTTAAAAGCAAACCCACCTATGGGAATCGATCAATGGATGCTTGTAACGCTTACGGCCGGTATCGGTGGTAGTCTTATTAGTTTCGGTAGTGCTGCAGGTGTAGGTGTTATGGGTAGAATGAAAGGTATCTACACTTTCGGAAGCCATATGAAATTCGCTTGGACCGTACTTGCGGGATATATTGTCAGCTGTCTGATTTGGTACGTTCAGTTCGAAATTATGGGGATTTATTAA
- the nadB gene encoding L-aspartate oxidase, with the protein MKPDCIIIGSGLAAIWSAKFLNDAGFTTLMITKNQVWDCNSFYAQGGVTMANDENDVPLHIEDTLKAGSFHNKKEAVEILSKASVKLKQELLEYGFRFDPGVTREGAHSVSRVYHKGGDATGREIHKFLLQKDKSYLLDEAIVFDILIENGVAYGVSVLHKGKKYNIYANNVIIASGGVGALYKYDTNARTISGDMQGLAVEKGIALKDMEMTQFHPTVFIEMKFSQKLLLTEALRGEGAHVIDENGRRFLFDYDERGELAGRDIVSRAIFMHQQKGHKVFLDVSMFDEEFFKKRFPTIYTKLRDYDINVPYEPIPISPAFHYMMGGIEVDLNSKVKGFENLYAVGEVAYTGVHGANRLASNSLLECFIFAKKAAKEIIEKKFSTKEKNFEINSEELFKNDDKHYKNLLREQMWRNVGIIRDEKGLKEALSFIDETIPKLGRLAKLRFLTAKEIVKAALNRKESLGAHYRKDENA; encoded by the coding sequence ATGAAACCGGATTGCATAATTATAGGAAGCGGACTCGCAGCGATATGGAGTGCTAAATTTTTAAACGACGCAGGATTTACTACATTGATGATAACGAAAAATCAAGTTTGGGATTGCAATAGCTTCTACGCCCAAGGCGGCGTTACTATGGCAAATGATGAAAACGACGTACCTTTGCATATCGAAGATACTCTAAAAGCCGGAAGTTTTCATAATAAAAAAGAAGCCGTGGAAATTTTAAGCAAAGCTTCCGTAAAATTAAAACAAGAACTTTTGGAATACGGATTTAGATTCGACCCGGGAGTAACAAGAGAGGGAGCTCATAGTGTTAGTAGAGTCTATCACAAAGGCGGAGACGCAACGGGTAGGGAAATTCATAAATTTTTATTACAAAAAGATAAAAGCTACCTGCTTGATGAGGCGATAGTTTTTGATATTTTGATCGAAAACGGAGTAGCGTATGGCGTAAGCGTACTGCATAAAGGAAAAAAATACAATATTTACGCAAACAACGTAATAATCGCCAGCGGCGGAGTGGGAGCTTTGTATAAATACGACACGAACGCAAGAACGATAAGTGGCGATATGCAAGGACTCGCCGTTGAAAAAGGCATCGCACTCAAAGATATGGAAATGACTCAATTTCATCCGACCGTATTTATCGAAATGAAATTTTCTCAAAAACTTCTATTAACCGAAGCCTTAAGAGGAGAGGGCGCACACGTAATCGACGAAAATGGAAGAAGATTTCTTTTCGATTATGACGAAAGAGGAGAACTTGCAGGACGCGATATCGTAAGCAGGGCGATTTTTATGCATCAGCAAAAAGGACACAAAGTCTTTCTTGACGTGAGTATGTTTGATGAAGAGTTTTTTAAAAAAAGATTTCCTACAATTTACACTAAACTTAGAGATTACGACATCAACGTCCCTTATGAGCCTATTCCAATTTCGCCGGCTTTTCATTATATGATGGGTGGAATTGAAGTGGATTTGAATTCCAAAGTAAAAGGTTTTGAAAATTTATATGCCGTAGGAGAGGTGGCATATACGGGAGTACACGGAGCAAACAGACTTGCAAGCAACTCTTTACTCGAATGTTTTATATTCGCAAAAAAAGCCGCAAAAGAAATAATTGAAAAAAAATTTAGCACAAAAGAGAAAAATTTTGAGATAAATAGTGAAGAACTTTTCAAAAATGACGATAAACACTATAAGAACCTTCTAAGAGAACAGATGTGGAGAAACGTAGGAATTATCAGAGATGAAAAAGGCTTAAAAGAAGCCTTAAGTTTTATTGACGAGACGATTCCGAAACTTGGAAGGTTAGCAAAACTTAGATTTTTAACGGCAAAAGAAATCGTAAAAGCGGCACTAAATAGAAAAGAGTCGCTTGGAGCTCATTATAGAAAGGATGAAAATGCATGA
- a CDS encoding DciA family protein, whose product MKTAKEILSHILAPYESKLSLHRCLRKIIALMPQNYKKYITQMSYKGDVLYIKVSHPALRQEIFYKRNLIFSLIKTMHSAGICKQINPKKIITDYKYSPPPKPPKEIKFYIRKVEDFDIKAKNPEIKKKFEEIKEALKASCR is encoded by the coding sequence ATGAAAACAGCAAAAGAGATACTTAGCCATATACTTGCACCTTATGAAAGTAAGTTGTCATTACATCGTTGTTTGAGGAAAATTATAGCACTTATGCCCCAAAATTACAAAAAATACATAACCCAAATGAGCTATAAAGGAGACGTATTATACATAAAAGTCTCTCATCCGGCTTTAAGACAAGAGATTTTTTATAAAAGAAATTTGATTTTTTCTCTCATAAAAACAATGCATAGCGCCGGGATTTGCAAACAGATAAATCCAAAAAAAATAATTACGGATTATAAATACTCCCCTCCTCCAAAACCTCCAAAAGAGATTAAATTTTACATAAGAAAAGTGGAAGATTTCGACATAAAAGCCAAAAATCCGGAAATAAAAAAGAAATTTGAAGAAATAAAAGAAGCTCTTAAGGCCTCTTGTCGATAA